Proteins encoded in a region of the Anopheles ziemanni chromosome 2, idAnoZiCoDA_A2_x.2, whole genome shotgun sequence genome:
- the LOC131293281 gene encoding microtubule-associated protein futsch — MGLNKRDKQAKLNSQSLIDAERSHLTTSSTTTVTSVDHGSIALPLESLAVSSTTTTGGTSRDSNSKQQSSSETVRKSSTASRASASEERSSSSSTSVQEQKFSTVSSVRSAASKSKQIDNIIEEIRHIASDTIDATEMIGTTVGGSGKVSQRTVLVSSGGGSTKESFARETAAASSDQNSQQQEVITTIGPSKIEISKMALDANVHNNSNVISSNKVVQSSAITKMEQQSQSSHSSATSSSEKVVSESSAISSSQMHDHSSQSSSNVVQSSSKSEQSSSQSSKATKMSSSSTSSSSTSAKNAHSTLQASSSEAFHSTGGGTQFTQIASGLDRQDGSLRATSVLPDHSTFDQKTFQLVGDGGKTRQHVDSQRYSMAQSQAPTTKVMYDAAGNQITSTSSSYQAAQGYSTTSSSFQSTGDGADKLAAQSSDVLRVKNSQAGTTATSTNTSSTRRADQHVSTSSSTNVSSSTSALNTTKETAIIDSTTLENYNRALEAATSTTGQHSNHMLAKTESAHTVASLSSVHDSLAGTIQSTQLVTESAQSQADSSHHAASTKTYETASHYAQMDEESRSRRKTSEYREQRESNSAIVKRKTYDEHGRRLNLIDEKIVPKDVVTGDLQDDVRNVTKTSFEAKLFNPKLKRWELVDQKTILEQDVTTDIPAEIVKELEVERPELANITTTIQLTKVYDAKTKQWKTIDQKKHIDVLEKITFLEESSGRSELDESERIKNLKSMDMVDRVTIKEVNDRSASTKRKDERTAQEQCICEICTCGRHNCYNCGGGTATSQTKSSKYTTMSNSENFYQQENFASELNEQSSTVRRGTWTKEDAEQHQIRRESYTIEHSSTDQEATARRLTWTKEDFEKADITKLKTDYERPKPIRHEDNLKPEGDFHVPDRAGYTPVERPKPIRPDDNLRPEGAFTTPEKSEYRPAERPKQIRPQDNLKPEGEFERPEKPTVGKAERSKPVRHDDNLRPEGDFERPEKSPFRPAERPKQIKPEDNLRPEGDFQSPDRPTYQPAERPKQVRPEDNLRPEGEFSTPEKTPFRSAERPKQIRPEDNLRPEGDFERPEKSPFRPAERPKQVRPEDNLRPEGDFQAPDRPQYQPGQRPKPVRHDDNLRPEGEFDRPEKSPFKPAERPKQVRPEDNLRPEGDFERPEKSPFRPAERPKQVRPEDNLRPEGDFQTPDRPQYQPGERPKPVRHDDNLRPEGEFDRPEKTPFRPAERPKQVRPEDNLRPEGEFSTPEKPQYRPAERPKQVRPEDNLRPEGDFEKQDKPQYRPADRPKQVRPQDNLKPEGEFERPQPTIVGKAERAQIIRHEDNLYMEGNFERTEKTVYISGERSKPIRHDDNLRPEGDFDRPEKTPFRPAERPKQVRPEDNLRPEGDFSTPEKPQYRSAERPKQVRPEDNLRPEGDFERPEKSPFRPAERPKQVRPEDNLRPEGDFQTPDRPQYQPGERPKPVRHDDNLRPEGDFDRPEKTPFRPAERPKQVRPEDNLRPEGEFSTPEKPQYRPAERPKQVRPEDNLRPEGDFEKQDKPQYRPADRPKQVRPQDNLKPEGEFERPQPTVVGKAERAQIIRHEDNLYMEGNFERTEKSVYISGERSKPIRHDDNLRPEGEFDRPEKTPFRPAERPKQVRPEDNLRPEGDFQAPDRPQYQPGERPKPVRHDDNLRPEGDFDRPEKTPFRPAERPKQVRPEDNLRPEGEFSTPEKPQYRSAERPKQVRPEDNLRPEGDFEKQDKPQYRPADRPKQVRPQDNLKPEGEFERPQPTVVGKAERAQIIRHEDNLYMEGNFERTEKTVYISGERSKPIRHDDNLRPEGDFDRPEKTPFRPAERPKQVRPEDNLRPEGEFSTPEKPQYRSAERPKQVRPEDNLRPEGDFERPEKSPFRPAERPKQVRPEDNLRPEGDFQAPVRPQYQPGERPKPVRHDDNLRPEGDFDRPEKTLFRPAERPKQVRPEDNLRPEGEFSTPEKPQYRYAERPKQVRPEDNLRPEGDFERPEKSPFRPADRPKQVRPEDNLRPEGDFEKQDKTQYRPAERPKQVRPQDNLKPEGEFERPQPTVVGKAERAQIIRHEDNLYMEGNFERTEKTVYISGERSKPIRHDDNLRPEGDFDRPEKTPFRPAERPKQVRPEDNLRPEGEFSTPEKPQYRSAERPKQVRPEDNLRPEGDFERPEKSPFRPAERPKQVRPEDNLRPEGEFSTPEKPQYRPAERPKQVRPEDNLRPEGDFERPEKSPFRPAERPKQVRPEDNLRPEGDFQSPDQFDRPEKTPFRPAERPKQVRPEDNLRPEGEFSTPEKPQYRSSERPKQVRPEDNLRPEGDFERPEKSPFRPAERPKQVRPEDNLRPEGDFQSPDRPKYQPGERPKPVRHDDNLRPEGEFDRPEKTPFRPAERPKQVRPEDNLRPEGEFSTPEKPQYRPAERPKQVRPEDNLRPEGEFSTPEKPQYKSAERPKQVRPEDNLRPEGDFERPEKSPFRPAERPKQVRPEDNLRPEGDFQSPDRPKYQPGERPKPVRHDDNLRPEGEFERPEKSPFRPAERPKQVRPEDNLRPEGDFEKQDKPQFRPAERPKQVRPQDNLKPEGDFDRPKPTTVGKAERAQIVKHEDNLRVEGTFERVEKTVFVSGERPKPIKPDDNLRPEGDFTTPEKQQYRPADRPKQIKPQDNLRPEGDFERPQKSTVGPGERPKPIKHDDNLRPEGAFERPEKATFKPAERPKQIRPEDNLRTEGDFEKPEKPQFRPAERPKQVKPQDNLHIEGTYNSFKEYNELKQQKEAVLKEVHEPGIADGAVLVTTQTVTTILKGDKKTPTGKQMTTTEVHDHHTARSESESVKHTSHSESHQQSHRSSEQVASSSTAVNRAHRTEASTNDTSDRRTTQQRSTTSHTQLIQDVSDRNINESNIHDSHQRTMVNGKTVANGVSSQQVTSHSVKSSSSSSKIHQSSSSSIQQQQQQSTMSSISSQSASHQLHHGEDHHIRANGTNIMQPHGGPGSDSIQQHSREQVTGSHVSSSSARVVVDGKVVTDKSASSKHATEKLAVDGVVVTDKSFTERQQAGFDGMESIQGSQTTRGHSVQGTNNIIHGTTNASSTTGSQSTKKSQSQSRSTNNITHTESVNGHSVQRNGTSGSSAHVASSSGQQVTETQVKKLIGGKWVTRTIKTEGKSSTSQQHGLEQGSVAQNRSLVGETGGAMVTNQQQHHSTVSASEMHATSSSSSSVSKSQSSSTIVSEKMVQRGVRTTDATTPSAGSPSARPGARGSSSIVLGESTVDGASSKRQQQSSTTTRLIGGKIVHVANDGNNNMSAAAGKSSTIGTASTTAHSTVDRSSSKLSTATSNVVQSSSHLASTASSIGQQQSSSHNRKNTFASSENVNNSILCRPAQTSTTSGSTVHGANGAIGGMSVSATAQRKSISNLNDNAIYSTTNRTSYSSLHRREKESAEARMQNYVKTLETGTITNRTVRGQPCPPPSLAGTGLASGGGGRVSSLNTSTTSSSASANQKQIRDYHSAMNVTRSSTKANASSISFGDDKFHGSSSYKVQYIQQHEGRCPAAAHDNLKLSKVTKQHTYYVRDQK; from the exons ATGGGCTTGAACAAGCGCGATAAGCAGGCGAAGCTGAACAGTCAGAGTCTGATCGACGCGGAACGATCGCATCTGACGAcgtcgtcgacgacgacggttaCATCGGTTGACCATGGTTCGATCGCGCTCCCACTGGAATCGCTGGCCGTAAGTTCGACGACGACCACGGGCGGAACCAGCCGGGACTCGAACTCGAAGCAACAGTCGAGCTCGGAGACGGTTCGTAAGTCGTCCACCGCCAGCCGGGCCAGTGCCAGTGAGGAacgctcgtcgtcgtcgtcgacgtcggtCCAGGAGCAGAAGTTCAGTACGGTGAGCAGTGTGCGCAGTGCGGCCAGCAAGTCGAAACAGATCGATAACATCATCGAGGAGATCCGACACATCGCGAGCGATACGATCGACGCGACGGAGATGATCGGCACGACGGTGGGGGGATCGGGCAAAGTGTCACAGCGAACGGTACTGGTGTCCAGTGGGGGTGGTAGCACGAAGGAATCCTTCGCCCGGGAAACCGCTGCTGCCTCGAGCGATCAAAATAGTCAGCAGCAGGAAGTGATAACGACCATCGGGCCGAGCAAGATCGAGATCAGCAAGATGGCTCTCGACGCGAACGtgcacaacaacagcaacgtgATCAGCAGCAATAAAGTCGTGCAGAGCAGTGCCATaacgaaaatggaacaacagtCACAGTCGTCCCACAGCAGTGCCACGAGCAGCAGTGAGAAGGTTGTGTCCGAATCCAGTGCAATCTCCAGCTCGCAGATGCACGATCACTCGTCGCAGTCGTCGAGCAACGTTGTGCAATCGTCGAGCAAAAGCGAGCAATCGTCGAGCCAATCGTCGAAGGCGACCAAAATGTCCTCTTCCTCgacgtcctcgtcgtcgacgtcggcgAAGAACGCCCACAGCACACTGCAGGCGTCATCGTCGGAAGCATTCCATTCCACCGGAGGTGGCACACAGTTCACACAGATAGCGTCGGGGCTCGATCGGCAGGATGGTTCACTACGTGCCACCTCCGTGCTGCCGGATCATTCCACCTTCGATCAGAAAACATTCCAGCTGGTAGGGGACGGCGGTAAAACACGCCAGCACGTCGACAGCCAGCGGTACTCGATGGCCCAGAGTCAGGCACCGACGACGAAGGTTATGTACGATGCGGCCGGCAACCAGATTACGAGCACCTCCTCGTCGTACCAGGCGGCCCAAGGCTACAGTACCACCTCGTCATCGTTCCAGAGCACCGGCGACGGTGCGGACAAGCTGGCAGCCCAGTCATCGGACGTGTTGAGGGTGAAAAACTCCCAAGCGGGTACCACCGCCACCTCGACCAACACGTCGTCCACGCGACGTGCCGACCAGCATGTGTCCACCAGCTCGTCCACCAACGTCAGCTCGTCAACGAGCGCCCTCAACACCACCAAGGAGACCGCCATCATCGATTCGACGACGCTGGAAAACTACAACCGAGCGCTGGAAGcggccaccagcaccaccggaCAACATTCCAACCATATGCTCGCGAAAACGGAATCGGCGCACACCGTCGCTAGCCTGTCGTCGGTGCACGATTCGCTGGCCGGCACCATCCAGAGCACGCAGCTGGTCACCGAGTCGGCGCAAAGCCAGGCCGACAGCAGCCATCACGCGGCGTCGACGAAAACGTACGAAACCGCTTCGCACTACGCGCAGATGGACGAGGAAAGCCGCTCCCGGCGCAAGACGTCCGAGTATCGGGAGCAGCGCGAGTCCAACTCAGCTATCGTGAAGCGAAAGACGTACGACGAGCACGGTCGCCGGTTGAACCTGATCGACGAGAAGATCGTCCCGAAGGACGTCGTGACGGGCGACCTGCAGGACGACGTACGGAACGTGACGAAAACGTCCTTCGAGGCGAAGCTGTTCAACCCGAAGCTGAAGCGCTGGGAGCTGGTCGACCAGAAGACCATTCTGGAGCAGGACGTCACCACCGACATTCCGGCGGAGATCGTCAAGGAGCTGGAGGTGGAGCGGCCCGAGCTGGCCAACATTACGACCACCATTCAGCTCACCAAG GTGTACGATGCAAAGACAAAGCAGTGGAAAACGATCGACCAGAAGAAGCACATCGATGTGCTGGAGAAGATCACCTTCCTCGAGGAAAGTTCCGGGCGCTCGGAGCTCGACGAATCGGAGCGTATTAAGAACCTCAAGTCGATGGACATGGTG GATCGTGTGACGATTAAGGAAGTGAACGATCGGAGCGCGTCCACCAAACGCAAGGACGAACGGACCGCCCAGGAGCAGTGCATCTGCGAAATCTGTACTTGCGG TCGTCATAACTGCTACAATTGTGGAGGTGGCACTGCGACGTCTCAAACTAAATCTTCTAAATACACCACTATGAGCAATTCGGAGAATTTTTACCAACAAG aaAATTTCGCATCTGAGCTCAACGAACAATCATCCACCGTTCGAAGGGGTACGTGGACCAAAGAAGATGCGGAACAACACCAAATCCGTAGGGAGTCGTACACTATCGAGCATAGCAGTACTGACCAAGAAGCGACGGCGCGCAGACTAACATGGacgaaggaagattttgagaAAGCAGACATCACAAAACTTAAAACTGACTATGAGAGGCCCAAACCGATCCGTCATGAGGATAATCTGAAACCGGAAGGTGACTTCCATGTGCCTGATCGTGCAGGATATACACCGGTTGAGCGACCAAAGCCGATACGACCTGATGACAATTTACGGCCGGAAGGCGCATTCACAACTCCAGAGAAAAGCGAATATCGTCCCGCGGAACGACCGAAACAGATCAGGCCACAGGATAACCTCAAACCAGAAGGAGAATTCGAACGCCCTGAAAAACCGACTGTTGGAAAAGCTGAACGTTCAAAGCCAGTTCGTCACGATGACAATTTGCGTCCGGAAGGAGACTTCGAACGTCCGGAAAAGTCCCCTTTCAGACCGGCCGAACGTCCGAAGCAGATTAAACCTGAGGACAATCTTCGTCCCGAAGGAGACTTCCAGAGTCCAGATCGTCCAACATATCA ACCAGCCGAGCGTCCGAAGCAGGTCCGTCCAGAGGATAACTTACGTCCCGAAGGAGAGTTTTCTACTCCAGAAAAAACTCCATTCAGATCTGCCGAGCGTCCTAAGCAGATAAGACCCGAGGATAACCTTCGTCCGGAAGGAGACTTCGAGCGTCCCGAAAAATCTCCCTTCAGACCAGCTGAACGTCCTAAGCAAGTGCGTCCAGAAGATAACCTTCGTCCTGAAGGAGACTTCCAGGCCCCGGATCGTCCTCAATATCAGCCTGGACAACGTCCTAAGCCAGTTCGTCACGATGACAACCTGCGTCCTGAAGGAGAGTTCGATCGCCCAGAAAAGTCCCCCTTCAAACCAGCCGAGCGTCCGAAGCAA GTACGCCCAGAGGATAATCTTCGTCCGGAAGGAGACTTCGAACGTCCCGAAAAATCTCCATTCAGACCAGCCGAGCGTCCGAAGCAAGTACGTCCGGAAGATAACCTTCGTCCTGAAGGAGACTTCCAGACCCCGGATCGTCCTCAATATCAGCCTGGAGAACGTCCTAAGCCAGTTCGTCACGATGACAATCTGCGTCCTGAAGGCGAGTTCGATCGCCCAGAAAAGACTCCTTTCAGACCAGCCGAGCGTCCGAAGCAGGTTCGACCGGAGGACAATCTTCGTCCGGAAGGCGAGTTCTCTACTCCAGAGAAGCCTCAGTATAG ACCAGCCGAGCGTCCCAAACAGGTTCGTCCTGAGGATAACTTACGCCCCGAAGGAGATTTCGAGAAACAAGATAAGCCGCAATACCGACCTGCAGATCGTCCGAAGCAAGTACGACCTCAAGATAATTTGAAGCCAGAAGGAGAATTCGAAAGACCTCAACCTACGATTGTTGGAAAGGCTGAGCGAGCTCAAATCATTCGCCATGAGGACAATCTTTACATGGAAGGTAACTTTGAACGAACGGAGAAAACGGTTTACATATCTGGAGAACGTTCGAAGCCTATACGCCACGACGACAACCTGCGTCCTGAAGGAGACTTTGATCGTCCAGAAAAGACTCCGTTTAGGCCAGCCGAGCGTCCGAAGCAGGTTCGACCGGAGGACAATCTTCGTCCGGAAGGCGATTTCTCTACTCCGGAGAAGCCTCAATATAGATCGGCTGAGCGTCCGAAGCAGGTTCGTCCTGAGGATAATCTTCGTCCTGAAGGAGACTTCGAGCGTCCTGAGAAATCTCCATTCAGACCAGCCGAGCGTCCGAAGCAGGTGCGTCCGGAAGATAACCTTCGTCCTGAAGGAGACTTCCAGACCCCGGATCGTCCTCAATATCAGCCTGGAGAACGTCCTAAACCAGTTCGTCACGATGACAATCTGCGTCCTGAAGGAGACTTCGATCGTCCAGAAAAGACTCCTTTCAGACCAGCCGAGCGTCCGAAGCAA GTTCGACCGGAGGACAATCTTCGTCCGGAAGGCGAGTTCTCTACCCCGGAGAAACCTCAGTATAG ACCAGCTGAGCGTCCGAAGCAGGTTCGTCCTGAGGATAACTTGCGCCCTGAAGGAGATTTCGAGAAACAAGATAAGCCGCAATATCGACCTGCAGATCGTCCGAAGCAAGTACGACCTCAAGATAATTTGAAGCCAGAAGGAGAATTCGAAAGACCTCAACCTACGGTTGTTGGAAAGGCTGAGCGAGCTCAAATCATTCGCCATGAGGACAATCTGTACATGGAAGGTAACTTTGAACGAACGGAGAAATCGGTTTACATATCTGGAGAACGTTCGAAGCCTATACGCCACGACGACAACCTGCGTCCAGAAGGAGAATTCGATCGTCCAGAAAAGACTCCGTTTAGACCAGCCGAGCGTCCGAAGCAG GTGCGTCCGGAAGATAACCTTCGCCCTGAAGGAGACTTCCAGGCCCCGGATCGTCCTCAATATCAGCCTGGAGAACGTCCTAAGCCAGTTCGTCATGATGATAATCTTCGTCCTGAAGGAGACTTCGATCGTCCAGAAAAGACTCCGTTTAGACCCGCCGAGCGTCCGAAACAGGTTCGACCGGAGGACAATCTTCGTCCTGAAGGGGAGTTCTCTACTCCTGAGAAGCCTCAGTATAGATCTGCTGAGCGTCCGAAGCAG GTTCGTCCTGAGGATAACTTACGCCCAGAAGGAGATTTCGAGAAACAAGATAAGCCGCAATACCGACCTGCAGATCGTCCGAAGCAAGTACGACCTCAAGACAATCTGAAACCAGAAGGAGAATTCGAAAGACCTCAACCTACGGTTGTTGGAAAGGCTGAGCGAGCTCAAATCATTCGCCATGAGGACAATCTTTACATGGAAGGTAACTTTGAACGAACGGAGAAAACGGTTTACATATCTGGAGAACGTTCGAAGCCTATACGCCACGACGACAACCTGCGTCCTGAAGGAGACTTCGATCGTCCAGAAAAGACTCCGTTTAGGCCAGCCGAGCGTCCGAAGCAGGTTCGACCGGAGGACAATCTTCGTCCGGAAGGCGAGTTCTCTACTCCTGAGAAGCCTCAATATAGATCGGCTGAGCGTCCGAAGCAGGTACGCCCAGAGGATAATCTTCGTCCGGAAGGAGACTTCGAGCGTCCTGAGAAATCTCCATTCAGACCAGCCGAGCGTCCGAAGCAGGTGCGTCCAGAAGATAACCTTCGTCCTGAAGGAGACTTCCAGGCCCCGGTTCGTCCTCAATATCAGCCTGGAGAACGTCCTAAGCCAGTTCGTCACGATGACAATCTGCGTCCTGAAGGCGATTTCGATCGCCCAGAAAAGACTCTTTTCAGACCAGCCGAGCGTCCGAAGCAGGTTCGTCCCGAAGACAATCTTCGTCCTGAAGGCGAATTTTCTACTCCAGAGAAGCCTCAGTATAGGTATGCTGAACGTCCGAAGCAGGTTCGTCCTGAGGATAACCTTCGTCCCGAAGGAGACTTCGAGCGACCAGAGAAGTCTCCATTCAGACCAGCTGATCGTCCGAAGCAAGTACGTCCAGAGGATAATCTTCGTCCTGAAGGAGACTTCGAGAAACAAGATAAGACGCAATACCGACCTGCTGAGCGTCCGAAGCAAGTACGACCTCAAGATAATTTGAAGCCAGAAGGAGAATTCGAAAGACCTCAACCTACGGTTGTTGGAAAAGCTGAGCGAGCTCAAATCATTCGCCATGAGGACAATCTTTACATGGAAGGTAACTTTGAACGAACGGAGAAAACGGTTTACATATCTGGAGAACGTTCGAAGCCTATACGCCACGACGACAACCTACGTCCTGAAGGAGACTTCGATCGTCCAGAGAAGACTCCGTTTAGACCCGCCGAGCGTCCGAAGCAGGTTCGACCGGAGGACAATCTTCGACCTGAAGGGGAGTTCTCTACTCCTGAGAAGCCTCAGTATAGATCGGCTGAGCGTCCGAAGCAGGTACGACCTGAGGATAATCTTCGTCCGGAAGGAGACTTCGAGCGTCCTGAAAAATCTCCATTCAGACCAGCCGAGCGTCCGAAGCAG GTTCGACCAGAGGATAACCTGCGTCCTGAAGGCGAATTCTCAACGCCTGAGAAGCCTCAGTATAGACCGGCTGAGCGTCCGAAGCAAGTACGTCCTGAGGATAATCTTCGCCCGGAAGGAGACTTCGAGCGTCCAGAGAAATCTCCATTCAGACCAGCCGAGCGTCCAAAGCAAGTACGTCCGGAAGATAACCTTCGCCCTGAAGGAGACTTCCAGAGCCCCGATC AGTTCGATCGCCCTGAAAAGACTCCGTTTAGACCAGCTGAGCGACCCAAGCAGGTTCGTCCCGAAGACAATCTTCGTCCGGAAGGGGAGTTCTCTACGCCCGAGAAGCCTCAGTACAGATCTTCGGAACGTCCTAAGCAAGTACGTCCTGAGGATAATCTTCGTCCGGAAGGAGATTTTGAACGTCCTGAGAAATCTCCATTCAGACCAGCCGAGCGTCCGAAGCAAGTGCGTCCGGAAGATAACCTTCGCCCTGAAGGAGACTTCCAGAGCCCCGATCGTCCTAAATATCAGCCAGGAGAACGTCCTAAGCCAGTTCGTCACGATGACAATCTGCGTCCTGAAGGAGAGTTCGATCGCCCTGAAAAGACTCCGTTTAGACCAGCTGAGCGACCCAAGCAGGTGCGTCCGGAAGATAACCTTCGTCCGGAAGGAGAGTTCTCTACTCCTGAGAAGCCTCAGTATAG ACCAGCAGAGCGACCCAAGCAGGTGCGTCCGGAAGATAACCTTCGTCCGGAAGGAGAGTTCTCTACTCCTGAGAAGCCTCAATATAAATCTGCTGAGCGACCGAAACAGGTTCGCCCTGAGGATAATCTTCGTCCGGAAGGAGACTTTGAGCGACCTGAAAAATCTCCATTCAGACCAGCCGAACGTCCGAAGCAGGTACGTCCGGAAGATAACTTGCGTCCTGAAGGAGACTTCCAGAGTCCAGATCGTCCTAAATATCAGCCTGGAGAACGTCCTAAGCCAGTTCGTCACGATGACAATCTGCGTCCTGAAGGAGAGTTCGAGCGTCCAGAGAAGTCTCCCTTCAGACCAGCTGAGCGACCCAAGCAGGTGCGTCCGGAAGATAACCTTCGTCCGGAAGGAGACTTTGAGAAGCAAGATAAACCGCAATTCCGACCTGCAGAGCGTCCGAAGCAAGTACGACCTCAAGACAATCTGAAACCAGAAGGAGACTTCGATCGTCCCAAACCAACGACGGTTGGTAAAGCGGAGCGGGCGCAGATTGTCAAGCATGAAGATAACTTGCGCGTGGAGGGAACATTTGAAAGGGTGGAGAAAACCGTATTCGTATCTGGCGAGCGTCCGAAACCGATCAAACCGGATGATAACCTCCGCCCGGAGGGTGATTTTACGACACCAGAGAAGCAACAGTATCGTCCGGCAGATAGgcctaaacaaatcaaaccacAGGACAACCTTCGCCCAGAGGGCGACTTCGAGAGGCCACAGAAATCCACCGTCGGACCAGGTGAACGACCGAAGCCGATCAAACACGATGACAACCTGCGCCCGGAGGGAGCGTTCGAACGGCCTGAAAAGGCAACATTCAAACCAGCGGAGCGTCCGAAGCAAATCCGCCCCGAGGATAACTTGCGCACCGAGGGAGACTTTGAGAAGCCCGAGAAGCCTCAGTTCCGCCCGGCGGAGCGCCCCAAGCAGGTGAAACCGCAAGACAATCTGCACATCGAAGGCACCTATAACTCGTTCAAGGAGTACAACGAGCTAAAGCAACAAAAGGAAGCCGTACTGAAGGAGGTACACGAGCCGGGCATCGCCGATGGTGCAGTGCTCGTCACGACCCAGACCGTCACCACAATCCTCAAGGGAGACAAAAAGACCCCAACAGGGAAACAGATGACCACCACCGAGGTGCACGATCATCATACAGCCCGTTCGGAGTCGGAGTCCGTTAAACACACCAGCCACAGTGAATCCCACCAGCAAAGCCATCGTAGCAGTGAGCAGGTCGCTTCCAGTTCTACCGCCGTCAACCGAGCGCACCGCACTGAAGCCAGTACCAACGATACCAGCGATCGCCGCACCACACAGCAACGATCCACCACGAGCCACACGCAATTGATTCAAGACGTTTCGGACCGAAATATTAACGAATCGAACATCCACGATAGCCACCAGCGCACGATGGTTAATGGAAAAACGGTGGCCAACGGAGTGTCTTCCCAGCAGGTCACCAGTCACAGTGTCAAGTCATCATCGTCCAGCTCCAAAATACACCAGTCAAGCAGCTCTTCgattcagcagcagcagcagcaatccaCCATGAGCAGCATCTCTTCTCAGAGCGCCTCACATCAGCTGCACCATGGAGAAGATCACCACATCCGAGCAAATGGCACGAACATCATGCAACCGCATGGTGGACCTGGTTCTGACTCAATACAGCAACATTCCCGCGAGCAAGTAACGGGCTCGCACGTGTCCTCGTCGAGCGCCCGAGTGGTCGTCGATGGAAAGGTGGTTACCGACAAGTCGGCCTCTTCGAAGCACGCAACAGAGAAACTGGCCGTCGATGGGGTAGTGGTTACGGACAAGAGCTTCACCGAGCGACAGCAGGCCGGTTTCGATGGCATGGAGAGCATTCAAGGCTCGCAGACCACAAGGGGACACAGTGTCCAGGGAACGAACAATATCATACACGGCACGACAAACGCCTCTTCCACCACCGGCAGTCAGTCGACGAAGAAATCTCAAAGCCAGTCCCGATCGACAAACAACATTACTCATACCGAGAGCGTAAATGGACACTCGGtgcaacggaacggaaccaGTGGCTCCTCGGCCCATGTGGCTTCCTCTTCCGGTCAACAGGTGACGGAAACGCAGGTGAAGAAGTtgatcggtggaaaatgggtcACAAGAACCATCAAAACGGAAGGCAAGTCGTCCACTAGTCAGCAGCACGGACTAGAGCAGGGAAGTGTTGCGCAGAACCGCTCTCTGGTAGGCGAGACCGGTGGAGCTATGGTTACgaatcagcagcaacatcacAGCACGGTCTCTGCCTCGGAGATGCACGCTACTTCGTCCAGCTCCTCATCGGTTAGCAAGTCTCAATCGAGCAGCACGATTGTCAGCGAGAAGATGGTCCAACGAGGAGTTCGCACAACCGATGCGACCACCCCGTCCGCCGGATCACCTTCCGCGCGGCCTGGGGCTCGTGGAAGCTCCAGCATCGTGCTGGGTGAGTCCACCGTCGACGGTGCGTCCTCGAAGCGGCAACAACAGTCTTCGACCACTACTCGGCTGATTGGTGGAAAAATCGTACACGTTGCCAACGATGGCAACAACAATATGTCGGCGGCGGCCGGAAAATCATCCACGATCGGGACGGCTAGCACTACCGCACATTCCACGGTGGATCGCTCGTCAAGCAAGCTGTCCACCGCCACCTCGAACGTGGTGCAATCAAGCAGCCATCTGGCATCGACGGCTTCCTCGATCGGACAGCAACAGTCTTCTTCGCACAATCGGAAGAACACGTTCGCTTCCTCGGAGAACGTCAACAACTCGATCCTTTGCCGCCCGGCGCAAACGTCCACCACCTCCGGCTCGACCGTGCACGGTGCCAACGGTGCCATCGGTGGCATGAGCGTGTCGGCGACCGCCCAGCGCAAGAGCATCTCCAACCTGAACGACAACGCCATCTACTCCACGACGAACCGCACCAGCTACAGCTCGCTCCATCGGCGCGAGAAGGAATCGGCCGAGGCACGGATGCAGAACTACGTGAAGACGCTCGAGACGGGCACCATCACGAATCGCACGGTGCGCGGACAGCCCTGCCCACCGCCGTCGTTGGCCGGCACGGGACTCGCCAGTGGCGGTGGGGGTCGCGTATCCTCGCTCAACACCTCCACCACAAGCTCGTCGGCGTCGGCAAATCAGAAGCAAATCCGGGACTACCACTCGGCCATGAACGTGACGCGCAGCTCGACCAAGGCCAACGCGTCCAGCATCTCGTTCGGTGACGACAAGTTCCACGGTTCCAGCTCGTACAAGGTGCAGTACATCCAGCAGCACGAGGGACGCTGCCCGGCGGCTGCCCACGACAATCTTAAGCTGTCCAAGGTCACCAAACAGCACACGTACTACGTGCGGGATCAGAAGTAA